The Metabacillus schmidteae genome has a segment encoding these proteins:
- the treP gene encoding PTS system trehalose-specific EIIBC component, translating to MSVDQKQVSQIIDAIGGKDNISAVTHCVTRLRFALVDEGKVDKESLEEISLVKGSFSTNGQFQVVIGQGTVDKVYKELVQQTGAGEASKEDVKKASEKNLNPLQRAIKTLADIFIPILPAIVTAGLLMGINNILTGPGIFFDEQSLVDVYPQWADLANIINLIANTAFTFLPGLIGWSAVNRFGGSPLLGIVLGLMLVHPDLLNAWGYGSAEEIPTWNLFGLEVEKIGYQGQVLPILVASLLLAKLETFLRKHVPDGIQLLVVPPLTLLITGFASFIVIGPVTFAIGNVLTDGVIAIFENFAALGGLIYGGLYALLVVTGMHHTFLAVDIQLANAGGTFLWPMLALSNIAQGSAAFAMMLILKEEKQKGLALTSSISAWLGVTEPAMFGVNLRYRYPFIAAIIGSAIGGLFISINGVKAFSIGVGGLPGFLSIDSQFWPSFFIGMAIVLVVPFVLTYLLAKMKKEK from the coding sequence ATGAGTGTCGATCAAAAACAAGTAAGTCAAATCATTGATGCCATTGGTGGAAAAGATAATATTTCCGCAGTCACACACTGTGTAACACGTTTACGCTTTGCTTTGGTTGATGAAGGAAAAGTAGATAAAGAATCACTTGAAGAAATTTCATTAGTGAAAGGTTCATTTTCAACAAATGGACAGTTTCAGGTTGTAATTGGTCAAGGAACGGTTGATAAGGTTTATAAAGAGCTTGTTCAGCAAACAGGAGCTGGAGAGGCATCAAAGGAAGATGTTAAGAAAGCTTCAGAGAAGAATTTAAATCCTCTTCAACGTGCCATAAAAACATTGGCTGATATCTTTATTCCTATCCTACCGGCGATTGTAACTGCTGGTTTATTAATGGGAATTAATAACATTTTAACAGGACCAGGCATTTTCTTTGATGAGCAATCACTAGTTGATGTTTATCCACAATGGGCAGACTTAGCTAACATTATTAACTTAATAGCTAATACAGCCTTTACCTTTTTACCAGGACTCATCGGTTGGTCAGCTGTTAATCGTTTCGGAGGAAGTCCATTACTCGGGATTGTGCTCGGTTTAATGTTAGTACATCCAGATTTATTAAATGCTTGGGGATATGGTTCTGCTGAAGAAATCCCTACCTGGAACCTATTCGGACTAGAAGTTGAAAAAATCGGCTATCAAGGTCAGGTTTTACCGATTTTAGTTGCATCCCTTTTACTAGCTAAATTGGAAACCTTTTTACGAAAACATGTACCTGATGGCATTCAGCTACTAGTTGTTCCTCCATTAACACTTTTAATTACAGGATTTGCTTCTTTCATTGTTATTGGACCTGTGACATTTGCAATAGGAAATGTGTTAACAGATGGGGTTATTGCAATTTTTGAAAACTTCGCTGCACTTGGCGGTCTTATCTATGGTGGATTATATGCCTTATTAGTGGTAACAGGTATGCATCATACTTTCCTTGCTGTTGATATTCAATTAGCAAACGCAGGAGGTACATTCCTCTGGCCAATGCTTGCTCTTTCAAATATCGCACAAGGTTCTGCCGCATTTGCAATGATGTTAATTTTAAAAGAAGAGAAACAAAAAGGCTTAGCCCTAACATCAAGTATTTCAGCTTGGCTGGGTGTTACAGAGCCTGCTATGTTTGGTGTCAACTTACGCTACCGTTATCCATTTATCGCAGCGATCATTGGCTCTGCTATCGGAGGTTTATTTATCTCCATTAATGGAGTGAAGGCATTTTCGATTGGGGTTGGTGGATTACCGGGATTCCTATCAATTGATTCACAATTCTGGCCTTCATTCTTTATAGGTATGGCCATTGTCCTTGTTGTACCATTTGTTTTAACCTATTTGTTAGCTAAGATGAAAAAAGAAAAATAA
- a CDS encoding HEAT repeat domain-containing protein has translation MSYERIIDQYITTNDHFLQEFIAQTLHDYPNKKNEWTRFLLREAIQNPEKATILLYLKVEPEDVEAAMMIKEGLDRIHNSIRHFFTQLLLDFTPDIILENQHLLTDLINDQDWDIYQVLSEGSEDEVWKEYIKILTRLESESDFNMNVYLLAKKIAFTLVKKNYITRDQVMMMFEANRNEEWFQYDGYLAVYMMGLMEMKETTAQLVSLLTRDDDMLLEEISEALISFQTDEVVDAVKVYLNDMEANIFATSIIENIKTEHAVNELRNAYHQVEADMQGTIFEALVHQLSPSAEPEIQDYLNHVGSSNFIDINLLAYSYFKLLGIDHPRLGIWRDNLDKR, from the coding sequence ATGAGTTACGAAAGAATAATTGACCAATATATCACAACAAATGATCATTTTCTTCAAGAGTTTATTGCTCAAACTCTGCATGATTATCCAAATAAAAAGAACGAATGGACAAGGTTTTTACTTCGAGAAGCCATACAGAATCCCGAGAAAGCAACGATTCTTTTATATTTGAAGGTGGAACCCGAGGATGTAGAAGCAGCTATGATGATAAAGGAAGGACTAGACCGGATACATAATAGTATTCGCCATTTTTTCACCCAATTATTATTGGACTTTACCCCTGATATCATCTTAGAAAACCAACATCTGTTAACGGATTTAATTAACGATCAAGATTGGGACATTTATCAGGTGCTGTCAGAAGGCTCAGAAGATGAAGTTTGGAAGGAGTACATAAAGATCCTGACCAGACTTGAAAGTGAAAGCGATTTTAATATGAATGTATATCTTTTAGCAAAAAAGATTGCCTTTACACTAGTGAAAAAGAATTACATAACAAGGGATCAAGTAATGATGATGTTCGAAGCAAATAGGAATGAAGAATGGTTTCAATATGACGGATATTTAGCTGTTTATATGATGGGTCTAATGGAAATGAAGGAAACCACCGCTCAGCTTGTCTCCCTTTTAACAAGAGACGATGATATGTTGCTGGAGGAAATATCCGAAGCACTGATTTCATTCCAAACAGACGAGGTTGTTGATGCAGTCAAGGTATATTTAAATGACATGGAAGCCAATATCTTTGCAACTTCAATTATTGAGAATATAAAAACAGAACATGCCGTAAATGAATTGAGAAATGCCTATCATCAAGTAGAAGCAGATATGCAGGGAACAATCTTTGAAGCATTAGTACATCAACTATCACCATCAGCCGAACCGGAAATTCAAGATTATTTAAATCATGTGGGGTCGTCAAATTTCATTGACATCAACCTGCTGGCATACAGTTATTTTAAATTACTTGGAATTGATCATCCTAGATTAGGGATTTGGAGAGATAACTTAGATAAGAGGTAA
- a CDS encoding metallophosphoesterase family protein, with product MELPMILSGPILRRVDCTQVTIWLATSEKVSITAKVLTIQQSEYSLVYEELPVHTQTKTITLGKKLFVHLIKVNPTHKNFPVEQLLGYNLYLQKGTQTYDLDSFQLLTESHPDSLIYEGLDYPTFYINTKKESPVLYGSCRKAHGKGQDALPNADRVISQHRFDLNLRPSSLFMLGDQIYADDIADPLVPYIQAIVHYLIGKREDLTFVEPKLHQHLHHLYNIQGRQHIIETLCKFTSSNAHNHLISFGEYAAMYLLSWSPVLWNLFTNEQNKSFKTLEGNEEQVKELHNFRSGTSKVRRVLANIPTYMIFDDHDITDDWNISAEWIRKVYRAPLGKHTICNGLTAFWVFQGWGNQPENFDDAFIQTIQQYVKTYPIGSKYYQDWQDTLLSFDSWHFIAPTAPRTLCLDTRTLRDYDSSPTKMKLLQLINETPKTPILIGKKGWELLDQLLKSNEWKNGDSLRIASPTPLYGVDVIEKFLKNQVYPFRSLGMPVQYQLDFEAWKYNLTGFYSFLHFLSKHKPSECIILSGDVHYASAIRAHVNLNGAQLSIYQLTSSPMKNISFDMLTGSMMKLIVWLITLGRNEPIRKSYGKKDGAWIELKSDTPDTIVPIWEEQIFYQALERGTIIETQNNLGLLLNKSSSIQNTLLINSDNDNQFEPFKN from the coding sequence ATGGAACTTCCCATGATTCTCTCCGGTCCGATCCTTCGTCGAGTAGATTGTACTCAAGTGACCATTTGGCTGGCAACTAGTGAAAAAGTATCTATTACTGCAAAAGTACTTACCATTCAACAATCAGAATACAGCCTAGTTTATGAAGAATTACCAGTTCATACGCAAACCAAGACAATAACTTTAGGGAAAAAGTTGTTTGTCCATTTAATCAAAGTCAACCCAACTCACAAAAACTTTCCTGTCGAGCAATTACTTGGTTATAACCTTTATCTACAAAAAGGAACGCAAACGTATGACCTCGATAGTTTTCAACTATTAACTGAAAGCCATCCAGATTCACTTATATATGAAGGATTAGACTATCCGACCTTTTATATTAACACAAAAAAGGAGTCTCCCGTTCTATATGGCTCATGTAGAAAAGCACATGGAAAAGGACAAGATGCCTTACCAAACGCTGATCGTGTCATCAGTCAACATCGTTTTGACCTTAATTTACGGCCCAGCTCTCTTTTTATGCTGGGAGATCAAATTTATGCAGATGATATCGCAGACCCACTCGTCCCTTATATTCAAGCAATTGTACACTATTTAATCGGTAAAAGGGAAGATCTTACTTTCGTTGAGCCTAAACTGCATCAACATTTACATCACTTATACAACATTCAGGGCAGACAGCACATCATTGAAACATTGTGTAAATTTACATCCTCAAATGCGCACAACCATCTGATTTCATTCGGAGAATATGCTGCGATGTATTTACTTAGCTGGAGCCCTGTACTTTGGAATTTATTTACCAATGAGCAGAATAAATCTTTTAAAACTCTAGAGGGAAACGAGGAACAAGTAAAGGAGCTTCACAATTTCCGCAGCGGTACATCAAAGGTAAGAAGAGTGTTGGCAAATATTCCAACATATATGATTTTTGATGATCATGATATAACAGATGATTGGAACATCTCTGCAGAGTGGATCAGAAAAGTCTATAGGGCACCACTTGGTAAACATACCATTTGCAACGGTCTAACAGCGTTTTGGGTATTTCAAGGCTGGGGAAACCAACCGGAGAATTTTGATGATGCTTTCATTCAAACTATTCAACAATATGTAAAAACATATCCAATTGGATCCAAATACTATCAAGACTGGCAAGATACACTATTATCTTTCGACTCGTGGCATTTTATAGCACCTACAGCTCCGCGTACACTTTGTTTAGATACTCGCACACTGCGGGACTATGATTCTTCCCCTACAAAAATGAAATTGCTACAACTAATAAACGAGACACCCAAGACACCGATATTAATCGGTAAAAAGGGGTGGGAACTACTAGATCAATTGCTTAAGAGTAACGAATGGAAAAATGGTGACTCCCTGCGGATAGCATCTCCTACACCTTTATATGGGGTAGATGTTATTGAAAAATTTCTAAAAAATCAAGTTTATCCTTTCCGATCTTTAGGTATGCCTGTTCAATATCAATTAGACTTTGAAGCGTGGAAATATAATTTAACCGGCTTCTACTCATTTCTCCACTTTTTATCGAAACATAAACCAAGTGAATGCATCATTCTATCAGGTGATGTTCATTATGCTTCAGCCATAAGAGCTCATGTTAACCTAAATGGAGCACAGCTTTCGATCTATCAGCTAACAAGCAGTCCGATGAAAAATATAAGCTTTGATATGTTAACAGGCAGCATGATGAAACTAATTGTATGGCTCATTACTTTAGGGAGAAACGAACCGATCCGAAAAAGCTATGGCAAAAAAGATGGAGCATGGATTGAGTTAAAAAGTGACACACCCGATACCATCGTTCCCATTTGGGAAGAGCAAATTTTTTATCAGGCACTGGAGCGCGGAACGATCATCGAAACACAAAATAACCTTGGACTTCTACTAAATAAAAGCTCAAGCATCCAAAATACCTTGCTCATAAACTCAGATAATGACAATCAATTTGAACCTTTTAAAAATTAA
- the treC gene encoding alpha,alpha-phosphotrehalase, with translation MNNPWWKKSVVYQIYPKSFCDTTGNGVGDIQGIISKLSYLKNLGVDVIWLTPIYASPQKDNGYDISDYYSIHEEYGTMSDFDELLEKAHQLGIKVIMDIVVNHTSTEHRWFKEAEKSKSSPYRDYYIWKDPKKDGSVPTNWVSKFGGPAWEYNEETEQYYLHLFDVTQADLNWENEELRKEVYNMMNFWFEKGVDGFRLDVINLISKDQCFPDDDGSIAPGDGRKFYTDGPRVHEFIHEMNKEVFSKHNSMTVGEMSSTTIDHCVQYSNPERGELSMTFNFHHLKVDYPNGEKWAIGDMDFLALKKILSTWQTGMNDGGGWNALFWCNHDQPRVVSRYGNDQEYRVESAKMLATTIHMMQGTPYIYQGEEFGMTDPKFTSIDEYRDVESLNMYNILKEKGMQETEILEILKHKSRDNSRTPVQWNDSQHAGFTTGTPWIDVSKNYQQINAETAMADENSIFYHYQKLISLRKKYDIITTGQYELLVENDPSVFAYLRNTQTEKLLVLNNFYDKPATFVLPKHVEINGYKRDILLSNYKDTGLSFENITLRPYESVVYHLTK, from the coding sequence TTGAATAACCCTTGGTGGAAAAAATCAGTTGTATATCAAATATATCCAAAAAGCTTTTGTGATACAACCGGAAATGGTGTAGGAGATATTCAAGGAATTATTAGCAAGTTATCTTATTTAAAAAATCTCGGTGTTGATGTGATATGGCTTACACCTATCTACGCTTCACCTCAAAAAGATAATGGCTATGATATTAGTGATTATTACTCAATACATGAAGAATACGGTACAATGAGTGACTTTGACGAATTACTGGAAAAAGCTCATCAGCTTGGAATAAAAGTGATTATGGATATCGTTGTTAATCACACATCAACTGAACATAGATGGTTTAAAGAAGCGGAAAAATCGAAATCAAGCCCTTATCGTGATTATTATATTTGGAAAGATCCAAAGAAAGATGGATCAGTGCCAACAAACTGGGTCTCAAAATTTGGCGGTCCTGCATGGGAGTATAATGAAGAAACAGAACAGTACTATCTTCACTTATTCGATGTTACACAGGCTGATCTTAACTGGGAGAATGAAGAACTTCGAAAAGAAGTGTACAACATGATGAACTTTTGGTTTGAAAAAGGCGTCGATGGCTTCCGACTTGATGTCATTAACTTAATCTCAAAGGACCAATGCTTCCCTGATGATGATGGTTCCATTGCACCTGGCGATGGGAGAAAATTTTATACAGACGGTCCTCGAGTACATGAATTTATTCACGAAATGAACAAGGAAGTCTTTTCAAAGCACAACAGCATGACCGTCGGTGAAATGTCATCAACAACGATTGATCACTGTGTTCAATACTCCAATCCTGAGCGCGGGGAATTAAGTATGACGTTTAATTTTCATCACTTAAAGGTTGATTATCCTAACGGTGAGAAATGGGCAATCGGAGATATGGATTTCCTTGCATTAAAAAAGATTCTTTCAACCTGGCAAACAGGGATGAATGACGGCGGCGGTTGGAACGCTTTATTCTGGTGTAACCATGACCAGCCAAGAGTTGTCTCCCGCTATGGAAATGATCAAGAATACCGTGTTGAATCAGCTAAGATGCTGGCAACAACGATCCATATGATGCAGGGGACTCCTTATATTTATCAAGGAGAGGAATTCGGGATGACAGACCCTAAGTTTACTTCAATTGATGAATATCGTGATGTTGAATCATTGAATATGTACAACATTTTAAAAGAAAAAGGAATGCAAGAGACAGAAATTCTTGAAATTCTGAAACATAAATCACGTGATAATTCAAGAACACCTGTCCAATGGAATGATTCACAGCATGCCGGCTTCACAACAGGCACACCTTGGATCGATGTATCGAAAAATTATCAACAAATTAATGCAGAAACCGCAATGGCTGATGAAAATTCAATTTTTTATCATTATCAAAAGCTCATATCCTTACGTAAAAAATACGATATTATCACAACTGGTCAATATGAGCTTTTAGTAGAAAATGATCCATCTGTATTTGCCTATCTACGAAATACGCAAACGGAGAAACTTTTAGTACTGAATAATTTTTATGACAAACCAGCAACGTTTGTCTTACCTAAGCATGTTGAAATAAATGGCTATAAGCGAGACATCCTGCTATCCAATTACAAAGATACTGGACTGTCGTTTGAAAACATCACATTACGTCCTTACGAATCTGTTGTGTACCATTTAACGAAATAG
- a CDS encoding IS110 family RNA-guided transposase, with translation MKDTIKFVGLDVSKEKIAVAIAEEGREEPRYYGMIAHTHEAIRKLMKKLGEPHTLRVCYEAGPTGYPLYRLLTSLGVHCEVIAPSLIPKRPGERIKTDRRDSIRLAQLYRSGELTSIYVPTPEDEALRDLVRAREDAKEDELRAKHRLTKFLLRNNIKPPTGVNKWTKKYREWLDALKFEKSSLRVVFQEYYHQIKELEQRVRRLEEEIKVQSIEGVHAPIIQALQALRGVALVTATSLAAEIGSFRRFRTPKKFMAYIGLIPSESSSGDKRRQGDTTKTGNRHVRRLLIEAAWSYRYQPAVKGELKRRQDGQSPTVQAISWKAQNRLHRKYFRLISRGKEHGKAITAVARELAGFIWAIAQEVEEASRA, from the coding sequence ATGAAGGATACCATAAAATTTGTAGGTTTAGACGTATCAAAAGAAAAAATTGCTGTCGCTATTGCAGAAGAGGGCCGTGAAGAGCCTAGATATTACGGAATGATTGCACATACACATGAAGCAATAAGGAAATTAATGAAGAAGCTTGGAGAACCTCACACTCTACGAGTGTGTTATGAAGCAGGACCAACTGGATATCCATTATATAGATTATTAACCTCGTTGGGTGTCCATTGTGAAGTGATTGCTCCGTCATTAATTCCTAAAAGGCCAGGTGAGCGTATAAAAACTGATCGTAGGGATTCAATTCGATTAGCTCAGTTATATCGATCAGGTGAATTAACTTCTATTTATGTTCCAACTCCAGAAGACGAAGCTCTCCGAGATTTAGTAAGAGCACGTGAAGATGCAAAAGAAGATGAGCTAAGAGCTAAACATCGTTTAACTAAATTTTTATTACGTAATAATATTAAACCACCAACTGGGGTTAATAAATGGACTAAAAAGTACCGCGAATGGTTAGATGCTTTGAAGTTTGAAAAGTCCTCTTTACGAGTTGTTTTCCAAGAATATTATCACCAAATAAAAGAATTAGAACAACGTGTTCGAAGGCTCGAAGAGGAAATTAAAGTACAATCTATTGAAGGTGTTCATGCACCAATAATTCAAGCCCTACAAGCATTAAGGGGTGTAGCCCTTGTAACGGCTACTAGTCTTGCGGCTGAAATTGGTTCATTTAGGCGTTTTCGAACTCCCAAAAAATTTATGGCTTATATTGGGCTAATTCCGAGCGAATCCTCTAGTGGTGATAAAAGAAGACAAGGAGATACGACAAAAACAGGAAATCGACATGTTAGACGTTTATTAATTGAAGCTGCATGGAGCTATAGATATCAACCTGCAGTTAAAGGGGAATTAAAAAGACGTCAAGATGGTCAATCGCCAACAGTTCAAGCGATATCCTGGAAAGCTCAAAATCGACTTCATCGAAAATATTTTCGACTAATATCTAGAGGGAAAGAACACGGTAAAGCAATTACTGCAGTGGCAAGAGAGTTGGCAGGTTTTATTTGGGCTATTGCACAAGAGGTAGAAGAGGCTTCAAGAGCTTGA
- the pepT gene encoding peptidase T: MKKEIIDRFKNYVVIDTQSDENNEACPSTPGQLTLGKLLVDELNTIGMKDVTMDENGYVMATLPANTDKNIPTVGFLAHLDTATDFTGKNVNPQVVESYDGGDITLNQELGVILSPNQFPNLANYHGHTLITTDGKTLLGADNKAGIAEIMTAMRYLITNPDIKHGNIRVAFTPDEEIGRGPHKFDVEAFGADFAYTIDGGPLGELQYESFNAAAAKITFKGNNVHPGTAKGKMVNSAKIAMAFQSKLPAMEAPEFTEGHEGFYHLISFNGDVEQTNVHYIIRDHDKQLFESRKQTIVNLVHKFKQVYGEEAIVLELNDQYYNMKDKIEPVKYIVDIAHQAMENLRIQPIVEPIRGGTDGSQLSYMGLPTPNVFTGGENFHGKFEFISVDNMVKATNTIVEICKLLEQRSS; this comes from the coding sequence ATGAAAAAAGAGATCATTGATCGCTTTAAAAATTATGTTGTGATTGATACCCAGTCGGATGAAAACAATGAAGCTTGCCCATCCACCCCTGGTCAACTTACACTTGGTAAGCTTTTAGTCGATGAATTAAATACGATCGGCATGAAGGACGTAACAATGGATGAGAACGGCTATGTGATGGCGACTTTACCTGCTAATACAGATAAAAACATACCTACTGTCGGTTTTTTAGCCCATCTTGACACAGCAACTGATTTTACAGGTAAGAATGTAAATCCTCAAGTTGTGGAGTCCTATGATGGTGGAGACATTACGCTTAATCAGGAGCTGGGAGTCATCCTTTCGCCGAACCAATTTCCTAACCTTGCAAATTATCACGGTCATACCCTCATTACAACAGACGGAAAAACACTGTTAGGTGCAGATAATAAAGCAGGGATTGCTGAAATCATGACCGCTATGCGTTATCTTATCACTAACCCTGATATTAAGCACGGAAACATCAGAGTGGCATTTACACCGGATGAAGAAATTGGAAGAGGTCCTCATAAGTTTGATGTAGAAGCATTCGGAGCAGACTTCGCCTACACAATTGATGGCGGTCCACTTGGAGAATTACAATATGAAAGCTTTAACGCTGCCGCAGCAAAGATTACATTTAAAGGAAATAATGTTCACCCTGGCACAGCTAAGGGAAAAATGGTGAATTCCGCGAAAATAGCTATGGCTTTTCAATCCAAGCTACCGGCAATGGAAGCACCTGAATTTACCGAAGGACATGAAGGCTTTTATCACCTCATCTCATTCAATGGTGATGTTGAACAAACAAATGTCCATTACATCATCCGCGATCATGATAAACAACTTTTTGAATCAAGAAAACAAACAATTGTAAACCTTGTGCATAAATTTAAGCAGGTTTATGGTGAAGAAGCGATCGTATTAGAATTGAATGATCAATATTACAATATGAAAGACAAGATAGAACCTGTTAAATACATAGTCGATATCGCTCACCAAGCAATGGAAAACTTGAGGATACAACCTATTGTTGAACCAATTCGCGGCGGTACTGATGGCTCCCAGCTTTCCTATATGGGCTTACCTACCCCCAATGTTTTTACTGGTGGAGAAAACTTCCACGGAAAATTCGAATTTATTTCAGTCGATAATATGGTAAAAGCAACAAATACCATTGTGGAAATTTGTAAGCTACTGGAACAAAGATCATCATAA
- the ade gene encoding adenine deaminase: protein MNSFSARKLAASAKKVKADLVIKNGKIIDVFNGEIIEEDIAIQDGIIIGIGQYEGEKVIDANGKYISPGFIDGHVHIESAMVTPQQFSQVVVPHGVTTVIADPHEIANVSGTAGIQFMIDSAKNLPLNTFFMLPSCVPATPFENAGATLSAADLRGFYQEQSVLGLAEVMDFPSVFHQEEMMMEKLSDAHQLRKKIDGHAAGITGDALNVYAAAGIKTDHECVTPEEAYERLKRGMYVMLREGSAARDVKALLPAITERNARRCLFVTDDKHLDDLIVEGSIDYNISLSIENGLDVITAYQMATLHAAECFGLPTKGAIAPGYDADIVFLDDLQSVKVNQVFIKGELIAEEGHCVHSSYQAEAIPPSLLDTIHINEISLEDVQISCPKDATANIIEIIPNKIITKHVMEKVDSKDGQFQPSVIKDQLKMAVIERHSSTGNIGLGIVKGFGLTSGAIASTVAHDSHNIIALGTNDQELLKAIEAIKAMGGGLVVIKGNEVIASLPLEISGLMTTASFIKINENLKEIDRALFEIGFSGDFNPFLTLSFLALPVIPELKLTDLGLFQVKDFKHIEVIQ, encoded by the coding sequence ATGAATTCTTTTTCAGCTAGAAAGCTAGCCGCGTCAGCTAAAAAGGTAAAAGCTGATCTGGTTATCAAAAATGGTAAAATCATTGACGTATTTAATGGAGAAATCATTGAGGAAGACATTGCGATTCAAGATGGAATCATCATCGGCATAGGTCAATACGAGGGTGAAAAGGTCATTGATGCAAATGGAAAATATATATCTCCTGGATTTATCGACGGACATGTTCATATTGAATCAGCGATGGTCACTCCTCAACAATTTTCACAGGTTGTCGTCCCGCACGGTGTTACAACAGTCATTGCAGATCCACATGAAATTGCAAATGTAAGTGGTACAGCCGGTATTCAGTTTATGATCGATTCCGCTAAAAACCTCCCTCTAAATACATTCTTTATGCTGCCATCCTGTGTCCCTGCCACACCATTCGAAAATGCAGGTGCCACATTATCAGCTGCGGATTTAAGGGGCTTTTATCAAGAACAAAGTGTACTAGGTCTTGCAGAAGTGATGGATTTTCCATCTGTCTTTCATCAGGAGGAAATGATGATGGAAAAGCTATCTGATGCACATCAGCTCAGAAAAAAAATCGATGGCCATGCCGCCGGGATAACAGGTGATGCTTTAAATGTATATGCAGCAGCAGGCATTAAAACAGACCATGAATGTGTCACACCAGAAGAAGCATATGAAAGATTAAAAAGAGGGATGTATGTCATGCTGCGCGAAGGTTCTGCAGCAAGAGATGTAAAAGCTCTTTTACCTGCTATCACTGAACGTAATGCAAGACGCTGCCTTTTTGTGACAGATGATAAGCACTTAGATGATTTGATCGTTGAAGGAAGTATTGATTACAACATTTCACTATCGATTGAAAATGGATTAGATGTGATCACCGCCTACCAAATGGCAACACTTCATGCAGCTGAGTGTTTCGGATTACCGACAAAAGGAGCGATTGCACCTGGTTATGATGCGGATATTGTATTTTTAGATGATCTGCAATCTGTGAAAGTTAACCAAGTATTTATTAAAGGCGAACTTATTGCCGAAGAAGGGCATTGTGTACATTCTTCTTATCAAGCAGAAGCCATACCTCCTTCCTTACTGGATACAATTCATATTAATGAAATAAGTCTGGAGGATGTCCAAATATCTTGTCCAAAAGACGCAACAGCCAATATCATTGAAATCATTCCTAATAAAATTATCACAAAGCATGTGATGGAAAAAGTTGATTCGAAGGATGGTCAATTCCAACCTTCTGTTATAAAAGATCAACTCAAAATGGCTGTGATTGAACGCCATTCCTCTACAGGAAATATAGGATTAGGCATTGTAAAAGGGTTTGGCTTAACATCTGGAGCTATTGCTTCGACTGTCGCACATGACTCTCACAACATTATTGCCCTTGGGACAAATGATCAAGAACTTTTAAAAGCAATTGAAGCTATAAAAGCAATGGGCGGCGGGCTTGTTGTGATTAAAGGAAATGAAGTGATTGCATCATTACCACTTGAGATTTCAGGTTTAATGACGACTGCATCTTTTATTAAAATCAATGAAAATCTGAAAGAAATAGATAGAGCTCTCTTTGAGATTGGGTTTTCCGGGGATTTTAATCCATTTTTGACTTTGTCGTTTTTGGCGTTACCTGTTATACCCGAGCTAAAGTTAACTGATTTGGGGCTTTTTCAGGTGAAGGATTTTAAGCATATTGAGGTTATTCAGTAA
- the treR gene encoding trehalose operon repressor: MRQNKYLTIYKELTNRIKSGEVKPGEVLPSENDLTLQYDTSRETIRKALNLLSQNGFIQKIKGKGSVVIDVQKMSFPISGLVSFKEVSQNLQMESVVTTVHDFGLINPDEFLMQQLEASSDDEVWKVTRSREINGVNIILDKDYFLKKYVPTLTKEICEGSIYEYLEKQLDLTISFAKKEIVVEDCTDEDRKHLDLEGFSHIVVVKNYVYLENTSLFQYTESRHRLDKFRFIDFARRGV; encoded by the coding sequence ATGAGACAAAATAAATACCTTACAATATATAAAGAATTAACAAATCGCATTAAATCCGGTGAGGTAAAGCCCGGTGAGGTATTACCTTCCGAAAATGATTTAACGCTCCAATATGATACAAGCAGGGAAACAATTCGTAAAGCTCTTAACCTTTTATCCCAAAACGGCTTTATTCAAAAGATCAAAGGTAAAGGTTCAGTCGTCATAGATGTTCAAAAGATGAGTTTTCCCATTTCAGGACTCGTAAGTTTTAAGGAAGTCTCTCAAAATCTGCAAATGGAATCTGTTGTGACAACAGTTCATGATTTTGGGTTAATTAATCCGGATGAATTTTTAATGCAACAATTGGAAGCTTCTAGTGATGATGAGGTATGGAAGGTTACTCGTTCACGAGAAATAAATGGGGTTAACATCATCTTGGACAAGGACTACTTTTTGAAGAAATATGTTCCTACACTCACAAAGGAGATTTGTGAAGGATCTATTTACGAGTATCTTGAAAAACAGCTTGATTTAACGATCAGCTTTGCCAAAAAGGAAATAGTTGTAGAGGACTGTACAGATGAAGATCGAAAACATCTTGATCTAGAAGGATTCTCACATATTGTTGTTGTGAAAAACTATGTGTATTTGGAAAACACTAGTTTGTTTCAATACACCGAATCACGGCATCGACTTGATAAATTTCGCTTTATTGACTTTGCAAGACGCGGTGTTTAA